Proteins found in one Lysinibacillus fusiformis genomic segment:
- a CDS encoding NifU family protein, with translation MAEATINDQVQEVLDKLRPFLLRDGGDCELVDVEDGVVKLRLLGACGSCPSSTITLKAGIERALLEEVPGIVEVEQVF, from the coding sequence ATGGCAGAAGCAACAATTAACGACCAAGTTCAAGAGGTATTAGATAAATTACGTCCATTCTTACTACGTGACGGTGGAGACTGTGAATTAGTAGATGTTGAGGATGGCGTTGTGAAATTACGTTTACTAGGTGCTTGTGGCAGTTGCCCAAGTTCTACGATTACACTAAAAGCTGGTATTGAACGAGCATTATTAGAAGAAGTACCAGGTATTGTGGAAGTAGAGCAAGTATTCTAA
- a CDS encoding YuzD family protein — protein sequence MLSTKPMIEIYGTAVICASCVNAPSSKDTYEWLQAAINRKYPDHAYDIRYIDIEGPIENERDQEYATRIQEDEFFYPLVLINNEVVGEGYVQLKPVFTALENLGFVPDETV from the coding sequence ATGCTATCAACAAAACCTATGATTGAAATTTATGGAACAGCTGTCATCTGTGCTAGCTGTGTCAATGCCCCATCTTCAAAGGATACATATGAATGGCTACAAGCAGCCATCAATCGCAAATATCCAGATCACGCATACGATATTCGCTATATCGATATTGAAGGTCCAATTGAGAATGAACGCGATCAAGAGTATGCGACACGTATTCAAGAAGATGAATTTTTCTACCCTCTTGTCCTCATTAACAATGAGGTTGTTGGGGAAGGCTACGTGCAATTAAAGCCTGTATTTACAGCCCTTGAAAATTTAGGTTTCGTCCCAGACGAAACGGTATAA
- a CDS encoding NAD(P)/FAD-dependent oxidoreductase, producing MGKLVLLGGGYGNMRVMLRLLNSLPLDREVVIVDRAPFHSLKTEFYALAAGTATDKEIRVSFPEHERLTAVYGEVVEINRAEKVVILEDGQRIEYDDLVIGLGCEDKYHGVPGAEEHTYSIQTMGKSRATFQALCGLPAGSTVGIIGAGLSGIELASELRESRSDLKIKLFDRGQRILKDFPEKLSKYVKDWFVKHNVDVVANSNITKVEPGKIFNHDDEILLDAVVWTAGVQPVKIVRDMDVEKDKHDRPLVTQYFNVLDDEHVYVVGDCASSDLAPTAQLAEEQAEQIVKVLRMRWKGEHLPEKMPDIKLKGFMGALGKKQGFVYLADTTVTGRIARLMKSGLLWYYKRQND from the coding sequence ATGGGAAAATTAGTACTTTTAGGTGGCGGCTACGGCAATATGCGTGTCATGCTTCGTCTATTAAACAGCCTACCGTTAGACAGAGAGGTAGTTATAGTAGATAGAGCCCCTTTCCATAGTTTAAAAACAGAGTTTTATGCATTGGCGGCAGGGACTGCAACAGATAAAGAAATTCGTGTAAGCTTCCCAGAGCATGAACGTTTAACAGCCGTATATGGAGAAGTCGTTGAAATTAATCGTGCGGAAAAAGTAGTCATTCTTGAAGACGGACAACGTATAGAATATGATGATTTAGTCATTGGGCTTGGCTGTGAAGATAAATATCATGGTGTACCAGGTGCGGAAGAGCACACGTACAGCATTCAAACAATGGGCAAATCACGTGCAACATTCCAAGCACTTTGTGGTTTACCAGCCGGATCTACAGTTGGAATTATAGGGGCTGGCTTAAGTGGAATTGAGCTTGCAAGTGAGCTACGTGAAAGTCGATCAGATTTAAAAATAAAGCTATTTGACCGTGGTCAACGTATTCTAAAAGATTTTCCAGAAAAATTAAGTAAGTATGTAAAGGATTGGTTTGTTAAGCATAATGTTGATGTCGTTGCCAATTCCAATATTACAAAAGTAGAGCCAGGTAAAATTTTTAATCATGATGATGAAATTTTACTCGATGCGGTTGTATGGACTGCGGGTGTACAGCCAGTCAAAATCGTTCGTGATATGGATGTCGAGAAAGATAAACATGACCGTCCACTTGTCACACAGTATTTTAATGTACTTGATGATGAACATGTCTATGTTGTAGGGGATTGTGCTTCATCAGATTTAGCTCCAACAGCACAGTTAGCAGAGGAACAAGCGGAGCAAATCGTGAAAGTACTTCGTATGCGTTGGAAAGGTGAACATTTACCAGAGAAGATGCCAGATATTAAATTAAAAGGCTTCATGGGGGCTCTTGGTAAAAAACAAGGCTTTGTGTACTTAGCTGATACAACAGTAACTGGACGTATCGCTCGCTTAATGAAATCAGGATTATTGTGGTATTATAAACGTCAAAATGATTAA
- a CDS encoding YuzB family protein: MNPMVEFCISNLANGSQATYEVLERDPNIDVLEYGCLSYCTKCSESFYAIVNGELVEADSPDELTKAIYQFIEENPLW, translated from the coding sequence ATGAATCCAATGGTTGAATTTTGTATAAGTAATTTAGCAAATGGCTCTCAAGCAACTTATGAAGTACTCGAACGCGATCCAAACATCGACGTTTTGGAATATGGCTGCCTCAGTTATTGTACAAAGTGCTCAGAATCCTTTTATGCAATAGTAAACGGTGAATTAGTAGAAGCTGATTCTCCTGATGAATTAACGAAAGCCATTTATCAATTTATTGAAGAAAATCCATTATGGTAG
- a CDS encoding TIGR01457 family HAD-type hydrolase: MKQYKAYCFDLDGTVYRGKEGIPSAVAFIHRLQQAGIEPFYVTNNSSKTREQLQEALLSIGVNAPLDHIYSSALVTAKYVALHFTGKKVAMMGTDGIRQALLNENIVPVEEEPDVFVMGIDRTLDYMALARATVFVQQGATFIATNQDIKFPTEYGFLPGNGSFARLVGEVADVEPIYIGKPSPAMLEVIATEHGIAKEDMVMIGDNYDTDIMCGTRFGCDTIHVNTGVTPTKIVLEKECQPTYVVDVLK, encoded by the coding sequence ATGAAACAATATAAGGCCTATTGCTTTGATTTAGATGGCACTGTCTACCGTGGGAAGGAAGGTATTCCTTCTGCGGTTGCTTTTATTCATCGTTTACAGCAAGCAGGAATTGAGCCATTCTATGTAACGAATAATTCATCGAAGACGCGAGAACAACTGCAAGAAGCTTTACTTTCTATTGGTGTGAACGCCCCATTAGATCATATTTATTCAAGTGCATTGGTAACCGCAAAGTATGTGGCTCTACATTTCACAGGCAAAAAAGTAGCGATGATGGGTACAGATGGTATTCGTCAGGCATTACTCAATGAAAATATTGTACCTGTTGAGGAGGAGCCGGATGTATTTGTCATGGGGATTGATCGTACGCTTGATTATATGGCACTTGCCAGGGCAACGGTTTTTGTCCAGCAAGGAGCGACCTTTATTGCCACGAATCAGGATATTAAATTCCCAACAGAATATGGTTTCTTACCGGGCAATGGTTCTTTTGCTCGCTTGGTAGGAGAGGTTGCAGATGTTGAACCAATCTATATTGGTAAGCCATCACCAGCCATGCTGGAAGTGATCGCTACCGAACATGGGATTGCGAAAGAAGACATGGTAATGATCGGAGATAATTATGATACGGACATTATGTGTGGCACTCGTTTTGGCTGTGACACTATTCATGTGAATACTGGTGTTACACCTACAAAGATTGTCCTCGAAAAAGAATGCCAACCTACATATGTAGTGGACGTATTAAAGTAA
- a CDS encoding DUF86 domain-containing protein: MYFVDRNKITKNLQYLDELLTILETEDNWLQNDIKKLAIERIGHNIMESMMDVGNLMIDGFIMRDPGSYEDIIDILVDEKVVAAEMEAPYKAVVGLRKMLVREFIEVDIQEVIHVLTANLTPLKQFSPAVHHYLTNELGPVSAFLPEDHQ, encoded by the coding sequence GTGTATTTTGTAGATCGTAATAAAATCACAAAAAATTTACAGTACTTAGATGAGCTATTAACTATTTTGGAGACAGAAGATAATTGGCTTCAGAATGATATAAAGAAATTAGCGATCGAGCGAATTGGACACAACATTATGGAGTCAATGATGGATGTAGGAAATTTAATGATTGACGGATTCATTATGCGTGATCCTGGAAGCTACGAGGATATTATTGATATTTTAGTCGATGAGAAAGTTGTAGCTGCTGAAATGGAAGCACCATACAAAGCAGTTGTTGGCTTGCGTAAAATGCTTGTGCGTGAGTTTATAGAAGTAGATATCCAAGAGGTTATTCATGTTCTAACAGCCAATTTAACACCTTTAAAGCAGTTCTCGCCAGCAGTTCATCATTATTTAACAAATGAATTAGGACCTGTTTCTGCATTTTTGCCAGAGGATCATCAATGA
- a CDS encoding DUF3055 domain-containing protein — MERFFLYDDVEDTKTRFVSFAGQKLRYDLAILQSGRFFGKVLVMDIQFGRFAIIGPDDVEEPGYLEHVYNRTEEETIELRDYLRELLN, encoded by the coding sequence ATGGAACGTTTTTTTTTATATGATGATGTAGAAGATACAAAAACACGATTTGTTAGTTTTGCTGGACAAAAGTTGCGTTATGATTTAGCTATATTACAATCTGGCCGCTTCTTTGGTAAAGTGCTTGTCATGGATATCCAGTTTGGCCGATTTGCTATTATTGGTCCTGATGATGTAGAAGAGCCTGGTTACTTAGAACATGTGTACAATCGCACAGAAGAAGAAACAATCGAATTACGAGATTATTTACGTGAATTATTGAACTAA
- a CDS encoding D-glycero-alpha-D-manno-heptose-1,7-bisphosphate 7-phosphatase, translated as MKRAVFLDRDGVINEVLTNRVKFVNKPKDLYFLPQVPEAIRKLNKHFDYVFVVTNQGGVGLGFMKETGLQKIHEHMVKELKKKGATIHEVVYCPHKPKSGCACRKPNSKLIVDLGKKYNIDLAKSYMVGDTDTDIIAGKQAGTKGVFLGQQDPLADAVFPDLISAAQWIIKDATA; from the coding sequence ATGAAAAGAGCCGTATTTTTAGATCGTGATGGTGTCATCAATGAAGTACTAACGAATCGTGTGAAGTTTGTGAATAAGCCTAAGGATTTGTATTTTTTACCACAAGTGCCTGAGGCAATCAGGAAGCTAAATAAGCATTTCGATTATGTGTTTGTCGTGACAAATCAAGGTGGTGTCGGTTTAGGTTTCATGAAGGAAACGGGCTTACAGAAAATTCATGAGCATATGGTGAAGGAGCTAAAGAAAAAAGGGGCAACCATCCATGAAGTTGTTTATTGTCCCCATAAGCCTAAGTCGGGCTGTGCATGCCGAAAGCCCAATAGCAAATTAATTGTGGATTTAGGAAAGAAATATAACATTGATTTAGCAAAATCCTATATGGTAGGCGATACGGATACGGATATTATTGCAGGAAAACAGGCAGGAACAAAGGGCGTATTCTTAGGGCAACAAGACCCTTTAGCAGATGCTGTCTTTCCAGATTTAATAAGCGCTGCCCAGTGGATTATTAAAGATGCAACAGCTTAA
- a CDS encoding YutD family protein: MIIVEGLEYELLEDYREAFQEEVFQERYSDILARYDYIVGDWGYNQLRLKGFFDDKNQKSTFDTKISTLQDYLYEYCNFGCAYFVLRKIGKVMKQPEVVDMSEVTKPTDHEPLAE, from the coding sequence TTGATCATAGTTGAAGGATTAGAATATGAACTATTAGAAGATTATCGAGAGGCCTTTCAGGAGGAAGTTTTTCAGGAAAGGTACTCAGATATCTTAGCTAGATACGATTATATTGTAGGTGATTGGGGCTATAATCAATTACGTTTAAAGGGCTTTTTTGATGATAAAAATCAAAAATCCACTTTTGATACGAAAATAAGTACGCTTCAAGATTATCTATACGAATATTGTAATTTTGGCTGTGCTTATTTTGTGTTACGTAAAATAGGAAAAGTCATGAAACAGCCGGAAGTAGTGGATATGAGTGAAGTAACAAAGCCAACAGACCATGAACCTTTAGCAGAATAA
- the lipA gene encoding lipoyl synthase, giving the protein MTSCKPTSKEEHVRKPDWLKIKLNTNDEYKGLKKLMREKNLHTVCEEARCPNIHECWGERRTATMMILGSVCTRACRFCAVKTGLPNELDLAEPERVADSVAIMNLKHVVITMVARDDLKDGGAQVLAETVRAIRRKSPFTSVEVLPSDLGGMKENLQMLMDAKPDILNHNIETVRRLTPRVRARAKYDRSLEFLRLAKEMQPEIPTKSSLMIGLGETHEEILEVMDDLRANNVDIMTIGQYLQPTKKHLPVKKYYSPIEFGKLRKIAMEKGFKHCEAGPLVRSSYHADEQVNAATKERQLQAEV; this is encoded by the coding sequence ATGACATCTTGTAAACCTACAAGTAAAGAAGAACATGTAAGAAAGCCAGACTGGCTAAAAATAAAACTAAACACGAATGATGAATATAAAGGGCTTAAAAAGCTGATGCGTGAGAAAAATCTGCATACAGTATGTGAAGAAGCTCGTTGTCCAAATATCCATGAATGCTGGGGAGAGAGACGTACTGCTACCATGATGATTCTTGGTTCCGTTTGTACACGTGCTTGTCGTTTCTGTGCAGTGAAAACAGGTTTACCAAATGAACTAGATTTGGCAGAACCTGAGCGCGTTGCTGATTCAGTAGCCATTATGAATTTAAAGCACGTTGTTATTACAATGGTAGCGCGAGACGATTTAAAGGATGGCGGTGCCCAAGTTTTAGCAGAAACAGTACGTGCTATTCGACGTAAAAGTCCTTTCACATCTGTTGAAGTATTGCCATCAGATTTAGGTGGAATGAAGGAGAACCTTCAAATGTTAATGGATGCAAAACCAGATATTTTAAATCATAATATTGAAACGGTACGCCGTTTAACACCAAGAGTGCGTGCTCGTGCAAAATACGACCGCTCTCTAGAGTTCCTGCGTTTAGCTAAAGAGATGCAGCCTGAAATTCCAACGAAATCATCATTAATGATTGGATTAGGCGAAACACATGAAGAAATATTAGAAGTAATGGACGATTTACGTGCGAATAATGTAGATATTATGACGATTGGTCAATATTTGCAGCCAACGAAAAAGCATTTACCAGTTAAAAAATACTATTCACCAATAGAATTTGGTAAACTGCGTAAGATTGCGATGGAGAAAGGCTTCAAACATTGTGAGGCTGGCCCACTTGTACGTAGTAGTTATCATGCAGATGAACAAGTAAATGCTGCAACGAAAGAACGTCAATTACAAGCAGAAGTGTAA
- the yunB gene encoding sporulation protein YunB — translation MEQEEIFLFFPRKRMKLRSYGRRGMRLNKLTILIVSVVVCLILFIYYLNERLMPTYLQYAEVQTTKIASYVVSKAINSRTSNVLDVNDIIEDIPPGTSEMMTTKFNTEIINRVRAETLELVKMYLEQAEQGELAHLPELDNVEYDINRIQDGDGIVFFVPLGQAANIPLLGNLGPKIPIRFHVIGNVHSNVTSSIQEFGINSAYVEVGIHLEVNVQIIVPFASKSSTVAQDIPVAMGLTRGPVPNIYTNSSDAPQPSIEIPVPYK, via the coding sequence ATGGAACAGGAGGAGATTTTTTTGTTTTTCCCTCGAAAAAGAATGAAATTACGCTCATATGGTAGAAGGGGAATGCGTCTTAATAAATTAACGATTTTAATTGTTAGTGTGGTTGTTTGCCTTATATTATTTATTTATTATTTAAATGAACGGCTCATGCCAACCTATTTGCAATATGCTGAAGTACAAACCACGAAAATTGCATCTTACGTTGTGAGTAAGGCGATTAATTCGCGCACCTCAAATGTATTAGATGTAAATGATATCATTGAAGATATTCCTCCAGGTACGTCTGAAATGATGACGACTAAGTTTAATACAGAAATCATTAATCGTGTTCGAGCAGAGACATTAGAGCTTGTTAAAATGTATTTGGAGCAAGCTGAACAAGGAGAACTAGCCCATTTACCTGAATTAGATAATGTTGAATATGATATTAACAGAATTCAAGATGGAGATGGCATTGTCTTTTTTGTACCGCTTGGTCAAGCAGCCAATATTCCTTTACTTGGAAATTTAGGGCCAAAGATCCCGATTCGCTTCCATGTGATTGGTAATGTTCATAGTAATGTGACATCCTCCATTCAAGAATTTGGGATCAACAGTGCTTATGTGGAGGTAGGGATTCATTTAGAGGTAAATGTCCAGATTATTGTCCCATTTGCTAGTAAATCTTCAACCGTTGCGCAGGATATCCCTGTCGCGATGGGCCTAACAAGGGGACCTGTTCCAAACATTTATACCAATAGTAGTGATGCGCCTCAGCCTTCCATAGAAATACCTGTCCCTTATAAGTAG
- a CDS encoding HD-GYP domain-containing protein — MRLISIDVLKEGMVLGRTIWNEAGHPLLKKDVVINDRIIQRLQQLNTHYLYIDDEISEGIEVEETVPPATRNKVIKTIKDSFQSIDGLNPVNASYILDQQSKTIVSIVDELLSAVTGNNEILTILTDAYLFDEYLYQHSFQVTLYSIAIAKELGYSAEDLRLIGIGALLHDVGKLMVPKDILTKPGRLTNDEFETMKMHARYGFDLLRNLHSISLLVAHCAFQHHERIDGSGYPRGLVDFEIHPFAKIIGVADVFDAVTTNRVYREKMLPSQGLAIVEAGSGTLYDARIVKALKRAVVHYPNGVILKLSDGRRGIVSRQNTLDAALPWIRIFEEQDQLLAATYEMNLVDYPGVTIENVETDYVVPAKVE; from the coding sequence ATGCGATTAATTTCAATCGATGTATTAAAAGAAGGAATGGTATTAGGAAGAACCATTTGGAATGAGGCAGGTCATCCGCTTTTAAAGAAAGATGTTGTCATTAATGACCGTATTATTCAAAGACTTCAACAGTTAAATACACATTATTTATATATTGACGATGAGATTTCTGAAGGTATAGAAGTAGAAGAGACTGTACCACCTGCTACGCGAAATAAAGTAATCAAAACGATAAAAGATTCATTCCAATCCATTGATGGTTTAAATCCAGTAAATGCTTCTTATATATTAGATCAGCAATCAAAGACAATTGTCTCAATTGTAGATGAACTACTTTCCGCAGTTACTGGAAATAATGAAATTTTAACGATTTTAACAGATGCTTATTTATTTGATGAATATTTATATCAACACTCCTTCCAAGTGACTTTGTATTCTATTGCAATTGCCAAAGAGCTTGGATATTCTGCTGAGGATCTTCGCTTAATCGGGATCGGTGCATTATTGCATGATGTTGGTAAACTCATGGTACCAAAAGATATTTTAACAAAGCCAGGACGTCTAACGAATGATGAGTTTGAAACGATGAAAATGCATGCTCGTTATGGCTTTGATTTATTGCGGAATTTACATTCAATCTCTCTGCTTGTGGCGCACTGTGCTTTCCAACATCATGAGCGTATTGATGGAAGCGGCTACCCAAGAGGACTTGTTGACTTTGAAATTCATCCATTTGCCAAGATTATTGGGGTTGCAGATGTTTTTGACGCTGTTACAACAAATCGTGTTTACCGTGAGAAGATGCTACCTTCACAAGGGCTTGCTATTGTTGAAGCTGGCTCTGGTACTCTTTATGATGCAAGGATTGTAAAAGCTTTAAAAAGAGCTGTCGTCCATTATCCAAACGGTGTTATTTTAAAATTATCTGATGGACGCCGTGGTATTGTATCTAGACAAAACACATTGGATGCGGCATTACCGTGGATTCGTATTTTTGAAGAACAAGATCAATTGCTCGCAGCTACATATGAAATGAATTTAGTGGATTATCCTGGTGTGACAATTGAAAATGTTGAGACCGATTACGTGGTTCCCGCTAAAGTAGAATAA
- a CDS encoding bifunctional metallophosphatase/5'-nucleotidase yields MLEKIHIFHTNDLHSHFKYWPRMQSYVKEIRNNLENIGETSFLFDVGDHLDRSNIYTEATVGKGNVQLLNEAGYDVVTIGNNEGITLSHEELFHLYDHADFDVVVANVYASDGKKPAWMKPFVIITTATGTKLGVIAATAMFEVYYEELNWHMDEARSTLLRLAHQLREEVDIVVCLSHLGITEDELLAEECPEIDVIFGSHTHHVLPDGKIINGVLLTGGGKFGQYTGHLVIEYDKKLRKIVEKKDTLIHNKDLPIVKNEQEMVQFLEDEGNRILDTPVFTTKKAYNKEWFHYSQLSDLFAHAILEKSGADCALFNAGIFLDGLPKGTVTALDLHRIFPHPINLCTIELSVAEMKEIYMQSKNEEWPYIELKGLGFRGVIFGKILTYGFSMNENRQLLINGKLADPDHIYKLVTLDLFTFGYFYPSFKYAKKQYILPEFLRNIMIDYGQRFFKQ; encoded by the coding sequence ATGCTTGAAAAAATCCATATTTTTCACACAAATGATTTGCATAGTCATTTTAAGTATTGGCCACGAATGCAAAGCTATGTGAAAGAGATAAGAAATAATCTGGAAAATATAGGAGAAACAAGCTTTTTGTTTGATGTTGGAGATCATTTAGATCGTTCCAATATTTATACAGAAGCAACAGTTGGAAAAGGCAATGTGCAATTGCTCAACGAGGCGGGTTACGATGTTGTGACAATCGGTAACAATGAAGGCATTACATTGTCCCATGAAGAGCTCTTTCACTTGTATGATCATGCAGATTTTGATGTCGTTGTGGCAAATGTATATGCCTCTGACGGGAAGAAACCAGCATGGATGAAACCTTTTGTAATAATAACAACAGCAACAGGTACGAAGTTGGGTGTCATTGCTGCCACTGCCATGTTTGAAGTGTATTATGAAGAATTAAACTGGCACATGGACGAGGCTCGCAGTACATTGCTCCGTCTAGCTCATCAACTACGTGAAGAAGTAGACATTGTAGTATGCTTATCCCATTTAGGTATTACCGAGGATGAGCTCTTAGCGGAAGAATGTCCAGAAATTGATGTTATATTCGGCTCTCATACACATCATGTCCTGCCAGATGGCAAAATCATTAATGGTGTTTTACTGACGGGTGGAGGAAAGTTTGGACAATATACTGGACATCTTGTCATAGAATATGATAAAAAATTGAGGAAAATTGTTGAAAAAAAGGATACTTTAATTCATAATAAGGATTTGCCAATTGTTAAAAATGAACAGGAAATGGTGCAGTTTTTGGAGGATGAAGGAAACAGAATATTGGATACTCCAGTTTTTACAACAAAGAAAGCCTACAACAAGGAATGGTTCCATTATTCACAGCTATCTGATTTATTTGCACATGCAATTTTGGAAAAAAGCGGTGCTGACTGTGCATTATTCAATGCAGGGATATTTTTAGATGGGCTTCCTAAGGGAACAGTGACTGCCCTAGATTTGCACCGAATTTTTCCTCATCCAATTAATTTATGTACAATTGAATTATCTGTTGCTGAAATGAAAGAAATATATATGCAATCTAAAAATGAAGAGTGGCCCTATATCGAATTAAAAGGACTAGGGTTTAGAGGCGTCATTTTTGGGAAAATATTGACATATGGATTTTCCATGAATGAAAATCGCCAATTATTGATTAATGGTAAGCTAGCAGATCCAGATCACATTTATAAACTGGTCACATTGGATCTGTTTACATTTGGTTATTTTTATCCAAGTTTTAAATATGCAAAAAAACAATATATTTTACCTGAATTTTTACGAAACATTATGATAGATTATGGTCAAAGATTCTTTAAACAATAG
- a CDS encoding sulfite exporter TauE/SafE family protein, producing MEFILLVIIALFAGLIGSLVGLGGGIVLVPATLYIGLNLGMIPDITPQKVVGLSVVMMIFTGLASTLSYMKAKTVDYKSGFIFFIGSIPGTILGAWVNKGLDLPSFNLYFGILLIILSIILLVRDKLKPVKWFVKNGMQQEFTDSEGKTYVYGYPIWFAITITFGIGFASGLFGIGGGSMIVPAMIILFLFPPHVAVATSMFMVFLTSIVNSASHVYFGHVPWLYTIPVIPGAYIGAKLGAALNKRIKSDTLVLALRIILLLLGIRSIIEGILA from the coding sequence ATGGAGTTTATTTTATTAGTCATCATTGCATTGTTTGCTGGTCTAATTGGCTCATTAGTTGGACTAGGTGGTGGAATTGTTTTAGTACCAGCCACATTATACATCGGCTTAAATCTAGGAATGATACCAGATATTACACCACAAAAAGTAGTTGGTTTATCAGTTGTGATGATGATTTTCACGGGACTTGCCTCCACGCTAAGCTATATGAAAGCTAAAACGGTGGATTATAAAAGTGGTTTTATATTCTTTATTGGAAGTATTCCAGGGACAATCCTTGGCGCTTGGGTCAATAAAGGATTAGATTTACCATCCTTCAATTTATACTTTGGTATATTGCTTATTATTTTATCGATTATTTTGCTTGTCCGTGACAAACTGAAGCCTGTAAAATGGTTTGTAAAAAATGGTATGCAACAAGAATTTACTGACTCTGAGGGGAAAACCTATGTATATGGCTATCCCATTTGGTTTGCCATTACAATAACATTTGGTATTGGCTTTGCTTCTGGGCTGTTTGGTATTGGTGGCGGCTCCATGATTGTGCCAGCAATGATTATTTTGTTTTTATTTCCACCACATGTCGCAGTGGCAACGTCCATGTTTATGGTGTTTTTAACGTCCATCGTTAATTCTGCAAGTCATGTTTATTTCGGTCATGTCCCATGGCTCTATACTATTCCTGTTATTCCGGGAGCTTATATTGGAGCAAAACTCGGTGCAGCGTTAAATAAAAGAATTAAATCCGATACACTTGTACTGGCATTACGGATTATTCTATTATTATTAGGAATTCGTTCTATTATAGAAGGCATATTAGCTTAA
- a CDS encoding DUF72 domain-containing protein, with protein sequence MIVVGLTGWGDHPSLYSGVTTSKDKLFDYTGHFLTVEVDTSFYAIPAKEHVRKWCEDTPENFRFVVKAYQGMTGHLRGEIPFESKNDMFNAFIECANEFKRYGKLAMILAQFPPWFDCQGKNVKYLLYIRQQLKDFEVAIEFRNQTWYAENVVQQTMDFLREHQFIHTICDEPQAGVGSVPFYPVVTANKALIRIHGRNIHGWRNTGNAENWRKVRFLYDYNREELQQLGHRMKKLEPEVNELFVLFNNNSGNHAAKNAKELQVMLNINDVGLAPKQLNMFEGEL encoded by the coding sequence ATGATTGTAGTTGGATTAACTGGTTGGGGCGATCACCCTTCACTTTATAGTGGAGTGACTACCTCAAAGGATAAATTATTTGATTATACAGGTCATTTTTTAACGGTCGAAGTCGATACTTCTTTTTATGCCATACCAGCCAAAGAGCATGTTCGAAAATGGTGTGAGGATACACCTGAAAATTTCCGTTTTGTTGTCAAGGCTTACCAAGGCATGACGGGGCATTTACGTGGAGAGATTCCTTTTGAATCAAAAAATGATATGTTCAATGCTTTTATTGAATGTGCCAATGAATTTAAACGTTATGGAAAGCTAGCCATGATATTAGCACAATTTCCACCATGGTTTGATTGCCAAGGGAAAAATGTGAAATATTTATTGTATATCCGGCAACAGCTCAAGGATTTTGAAGTGGCGATTGAGTTTCGAAATCAAACATGGTATGCAGAAAATGTTGTCCAGCAGACGATGGATTTTTTACGAGAACATCAATTTATCCATACGATTTGTGACGAACCACAGGCTGGTGTAGGATCTGTTCCTTTCTATCCTGTAGTGACTGCTAATAAAGCGTTGATCCGTATCCATGGTCGCAATATACATGGCTGGCGGAACACAGGAAATGCAGAAAATTGGCGTAAAGTTCGCTTCTTATATGATTATAATAGAGAAGAATTACAGCAGCTTGGACATAGGATGAAAAAGCTTGAACCAGAGGTCAATGAACTCTTCGTATTATTTAATAATAATTCAGGTAACCATGCAGCGAAAAATGCAAAGGAGTTACAAGTTATGTTGAATATTAACGATGTTGGGTTGGCACCTAAACAATTAAACATGTTTGAAGGGGAACTATAA